The proteins below are encoded in one region of Avibacterium volantium:
- the folD gene encoding bifunctional methylenetetrahydrofolate dehydrogenase/methenyltetrahydrofolate cyclohydrolase FolD gives MTAQIISGTALSKEIKSEIAEKIQQYTQQGKRAPGLAVILVGADPASQVYVASKRKSCEEIGMFSKSYDLPESTTEQELLALIDELNADPLIDGILVQLPLPAHINSTSVIERISPNKDVDGFHPYNVGRLCQRIPTLRACTPYGVIKLLETTGIGFYGQHAVIVGASNIVGRPMALELLLAGCTVTVTHRFTKDLEHHVKQADILVVAVGKPQFIPGEWIKEGAVVIDVGINRVDGKLSGDVEFDKAKERAGYITPVPGGVGPMTVAMLMFNTLYAYEKHLVDNK, from the coding sequence ATGACGGCACAAATCATCTCTGGCACAGCTCTCTCTAAAGAAATCAAATCAGAAATTGCTGAAAAAATTCAACAATATACTCAACAAGGCAAGCGTGCACCGGGGTTAGCGGTGATTTTAGTCGGGGCCGATCCTGCCTCGCAAGTTTATGTTGCCAGCAAACGCAAAAGCTGCGAAGAAATCGGAATGTTTTCTAAGTCTTATGATTTACCTGAAAGTACAACCGAGCAAGAATTGCTTGCTCTGATTGATGAGCTAAATGCAGATCCACTAATTGATGGTATTTTAGTTCAGCTGCCTTTACCTGCTCATATTAATAGCACTTCTGTTATTGAACGTATTTCACCGAACAAAGATGTAGATGGCTTCCACCCATATAATGTGGGGCGTTTATGCCAGCGTATTCCTACACTGCGTGCTTGTACTCCCTACGGTGTCATTAAACTGTTAGAAACCACTGGTATTGGTTTTTATGGTCAGCACGCTGTGATTGTGGGAGCGTCCAACATCGTAGGGCGTCCAATGGCGTTAGAATTATTACTTGCAGGCTGCACTGTTACGGTAACGCATCGTTTCACAAAAGATTTAGAACACCACGTGAAACAAGCGGATATTCTAGTGGTTGCCGTAGGAAAACCACAATTTATCCCCGGTGAATGGATTAAAGAAGGCGCAGTGGTGATTGATGTAGGAATTAACCGTGTGGACGGCAAACTTTCTGGTGATGTGGAATTTGACAAAGCAAAAGAAAGAGCAGGTTACATCACCCCAGTGCCAGGCGGCGTTGGCCCAATGACCGTTGCGATGTTAATGTTTAATACGTTGTATGCTTATGAAAAGCATTTAGTTGATAATAAATAA
- a CDS encoding O-antigen ligase family protein gives MLNKRYSFGYLFVNTAVSIYFLSIFLFKRSYNIAPALLILAALILFIISKERKNIFKFNNEQKTLALSYLFYFATLAFSVLFHHGKLNELDNPSRILLFLPIIPLLVNYKLSFHILIKVIPFSALLAGIIALIQRFYLGYEQAYSNVMHIQGGDMAMSLGVFSICISLYFWTNKNKKFALLVLFCALMGMLGSILSTARGGWIGVPFILAFTLYIYRKKLPKYFFPILFSTISTFVVIVSLTNTGGIIDRINAAKADITQYVSSENTSTSVGARFDMWKASWIAIQEKPILGWGKQGIYDKKQELAKEGVISEYAASFVHNHNQFIDDTVKKGLIGLIALLFVFIVPLRFFISNLKKDNPELLCLSSLGIIHVTSTMFYNFSQSFFSHNSGNIFYFFLIVIFYAAIKVVKNKS, from the coding sequence ATGCTTAATAAACGTTATTCTTTTGGTTATTTATTTGTAAACACTGCTGTTTCAATTTATTTTTTATCTATATTTCTTTTTAAGCGTAGCTATAACATAGCACCCGCCTTGCTCATTTTAGCGGCACTGATTCTTTTTATAATAAGTAAAGAAAGAAAAAATATCTTTAAATTTAATAACGAACAAAAGACATTAGCGCTCAGTTATCTTTTCTACTTTGCAACACTTGCATTTTCTGTATTATTCCATCACGGAAAATTAAACGAATTAGATAATCCTAGTCGCATTTTGCTATTCTTACCAATCATTCCATTATTAGTTAATTACAAACTTAGCTTTCATATTTTAATAAAAGTTATTCCTTTCTCTGCCTTATTAGCTGGGATTATTGCACTTATTCAACGTTTTTATCTTGGGTATGAACAAGCATACAGCAATGTTATGCATATTCAAGGCGGTGATATGGCTATGAGCTTAGGTGTTTTTTCAATTTGTATTAGTCTATATTTTTGGACAAATAAAAATAAGAAATTTGCTCTACTCGTATTATTTTGTGCCTTAATGGGAATGTTAGGAAGCATTTTATCTACCGCTCGTGGTGGCTGGATTGGTGTACCATTTATACTGGCTTTCACCTTATATATTTATCGCAAAAAACTGCCTAAATATTTCTTTCCTATCCTATTTTCTACAATTTCAACATTTGTTGTTATTGTTTCACTCACCAATACAGGGGGCATTATTGATCGCATCAATGCGGCTAAAGCAGATATTACGCAATATGTGAGTAGCGAAAACACTTCTACTTCTGTTGGTGCACGTTTCGATATGTGGAAAGCTTCTTGGATTGCTATTCAAGAAAAACCTATTTTAGGTTGGGGAAAACAAGGTATTTACGACAAAAAACAAGAACTGGCAAAAGAAGGCGTTATTAGTGAATATGCAGCAAGTTTCGTGCATAACCATAATCAATTTATTGATGACACAGTAAAAAAAGGATTAATTGGACTTATAGCCTTATTATTTGTTTTTATTGTTCCTTTACGCTTTTTTATTAGCAACTTAAAAAAAGATAATCCAGAACTATTATGCCTTTCTAGTTTGGGTATCATTCACGTTACATCTACAATGTTTTATAATTTTTCACAAAGTTTCTTTAGCCATAATTCAGGAAATATTTTCTATTTCTTTTTGATTGTAATTTTTTATGCTGCCATTAAAGTGGTAAAGAATAAAAGTTAA
- a CDS encoding Fe(3+) ABC transporter substrate-binding protein has product MKKTLSALALLTTFAAPAFAANEVNVYSYRQPYLIEPILKQFEQETGVKVNFIFADKGLVERVKREGELSPADVLLTVDISRVMEIVNAGLAQSIQSSVLESNIPAKFRDSQGKWFALTSRARVVYSSKDRVGKLPASFTYYDLAKPELKGKVCVRSGKHSYNVSLIASMIAHDGVEKAKDFLTGLKANLAQKPQGGDRDQVKAIKEGVCDYSLGNSYYYGKMLEDEKQKNWAEAAYINYPNQETVGTHMNISGVVVAKYAPNKDNAVKLVEFLSGDKAQHLYAELNHEYPVKPSVQKSKLVQSWGEFKQDNLPLEKIAENYENALKLIDEVKFDL; this is encoded by the coding sequence ATGAAAAAAACATTATCTGCTTTGGCCTTATTAACCACATTTGCAGCGCCTGCTTTCGCCGCCAACGAAGTGAATGTCTATTCTTATCGCCAACCTTATTTGATCGAACCTATCTTGAAACAATTTGAGCAAGAAACGGGCGTGAAAGTGAATTTTATTTTTGCCGATAAAGGCTTAGTTGAGCGGGTAAAACGTGAAGGTGAGCTTAGCCCGGCTGATGTACTATTAACCGTGGACATTAGCCGTGTGATGGAAATTGTTAATGCAGGTTTGGCTCAATCGATCCAATCTTCTGTATTAGAAAGTAATATTCCTGCAAAATTCCGTGATAGCCAAGGCAAATGGTTTGCGCTAACCAGCCGCGCGCGAGTGGTGTATTCATCGAAAGATCGCGTGGGTAAATTGCCAGCAAGCTTCACTTACTACGATTTAGCCAAACCTGAATTAAAAGGCAAAGTTTGTGTGCGTTCAGGCAAACATTCTTACAATGTTTCATTAATTGCTTCAATGATTGCTCACGATGGCGTAGAAAAAGCTAAAGATTTCTTAACAGGATTAAAAGCGAACTTGGCACAAAAACCACAGGGCGGCGACCGTGATCAAGTGAAAGCGATTAAAGAAGGCGTGTGCGATTATTCATTAGGCAATAGCTATTATTATGGCAAAATGCTGGAAGATGAAAAACAAAAAAACTGGGCGGAAGCGGCTTATATCAACTATCCAAACCAAGAAACCGTGGGAACGCATATGAATATCAGCGGTGTGGTAGTAGCAAAATATGCACCAAATAAAGACAACGCGGTGAAATTGGTGGAATTTTTAAGTGGCGACAAAGCACAGCATCTTTATGCCGAATTGAACCACGAATATCCAGTAAAACCGTCTGTACAAAAATCTAAATTGGTGCAATCTTGGGGTGAATTTAAACAAGATAATCTGCCATTAGAAAAAATCGCAGAAAACTATGAAAATGCGTTGAAATTAATCGATGAAGTAAAATTTGATCTGTAA
- a CDS encoding co-chaperone GroES has protein sequence MNIRPLHDRVIIKREEVETLSAGGIVLTGSAATKSTRAKVLAVGKGRILENGTVLPLDVKVGDTIIFNDGYGVKAEKIDGEEVLIISESDILAIVE, from the coding sequence ATGAATATTCGTCCATTACACGATCGTGTGATCATCAAACGTGAAGAAGTGGAAACCCTTTCTGCTGGCGGAATTGTTTTAACTGGTTCTGCGGCGACTAAATCAACCCGTGCAAAAGTGCTTGCCGTGGGTAAAGGGCGCATTTTAGAAAATGGCACTGTGTTGCCTTTAGATGTAAAAGTTGGCGACACCATTATCTTCAATGATGGCTATGGCGTGAAAGCGGAAAAAATTGATGGCGAAGAAGTGTTAATCATTTCTGAAAGCGATATTTTAGCTATCGTAGAATAA
- a CDS encoding ABC transporter permease, with protein MDNSAKHKNFFAKSTALIALLAVLGFFLLPIIALLFSAFEGSLHSLQHLWQTVFTDYLFNSLSLVFGTTALSLCFALPCAFLVSRYHFVGKTLLQWLLCLPLAIPAYLSAYLYTDFLDYPGIVQQSLRTWFDWQSKQDYWFPSIRSLGGACFILALSLYPYIFLLVRMALMEQGDNLQQSAKLLGASRWRVFYKITFALIRPAIAVGCALVAMETLGDFGTVAFFAIPSLTTAIYDTWLGFGDLQAAAQISLFMLGLLVLFISIERYARRQQRYYQRSGQRPAQTQRLNGLGWGLLLFSTLLIILAFFIPLFQLSYWSIIYFEQAWTADFWQYSQNSLLVSGLAMIICVCLALLMHFWARLRPTPLAKIAVRFSALGYAIPGTVLAIGLLIPFTFADHQLNRLLKWLDLPMLGLVFSGSIFALVSAYVIRFSAMALGSLETSLSQIPPSLDMAGRMLGYKSWGIWRKIHLPLMRKGIFTALLLVFIESMKELNASLLLRPFNFDTLATHVFTFTSDEQLERAALPALVLILVGIIPVLILTRSLLQSGKKA; from the coding sequence ATGGATAATTCCGCAAAACATAAAAATTTTTTCGCAAAAAGCACCGCACTTATCGCATTATTGGCGGTATTGGGGTTCTTCTTGCTGCCGATTATCGCCTTGTTGTTTTCGGCGTTTGAAGGCTCATTGCACAGTTTGCAACATTTATGGCAAACGGTGTTTACCGACTATTTATTCAATTCTCTAAGCTTAGTATTCGGCACAACTGCGCTCAGTTTATGCTTTGCCTTGCCCTGCGCATTTTTGGTGTCGCGTTATCATTTTGTTGGCAAAACGCTGTTGCAATGGTTACTTTGCCTGCCCCTTGCCATTCCTGCGTATTTATCTGCCTATCTTTACACGGATTTTTTAGACTATCCCGGCATCGTGCAACAAAGTTTGCGCACTTGGTTTGATTGGCAAAGTAAGCAAGATTATTGGTTTCCTTCCATTCGTAGCCTAGGCGGCGCTTGCTTTATTTTGGCGTTGTCGTTGTATCCTTATATTTTCTTATTAGTCAGAATGGCGTTGATGGAGCAAGGCGACAATTTACAGCAAAGCGCAAAACTATTGGGCGCAAGCCGCTGGCGTGTGTTTTACAAAATTACCTTTGCCCTTATCCGACCAGCTATTGCGGTGGGTTGCGCCTTGGTGGCAATGGAAACCTTGGGCGATTTTGGTACGGTGGCGTTTTTTGCCATTCCTTCACTCACTACGGCGATTTACGACACTTGGCTTGGCTTTGGCGATTTGCAAGCCGCGGCACAGATTTCTCTGTTTATGCTCGGATTGTTAGTGCTATTTATTAGCATTGAGCGTTATGCACGCCGCCAACAACGCTATTATCAACGTTCAGGACAGCGCCCTGCGCAAACCCAACGGCTCAATGGACTAGGCTGGGGATTATTGTTATTCAGCACCCTGTTAATTATTCTTGCATTTTTTATCCCGCTCTTTCAGCTAAGTTATTGGTCAATTATCTATTTTGAACAAGCGTGGACAGCGGATTTCTGGCAATATAGCCAAAACAGCTTGCTGGTTTCTGGGCTAGCAATGATCATCTGCGTATGCTTAGCGTTATTAATGCACTTTTGGGCAAGGTTACGCCCAACGCCTTTGGCTAAAATAGCCGTGCGTTTTTCTGCGCTAGGTTACGCCATTCCCGGAACAGTTCTGGCAATCGGCTTGTTAATTCCTTTTACCTTTGCCGATCATCAACTTAACCGCTTGTTAAAATGGCTTGATTTGCCAATGCTTGGCTTGGTGTTTTCTGGCTCCATTTTCGCCCTTGTGTCCGCTTATGTGATCCGCTTTTCGGCGATGGCATTGGGCAGCTTAGAAACCAGCTTGAGTCAAATTCCGCCGTCTTTAGATATGGCAGGCAGAATGTTAGGCTATAAATCTTGGGGAATTTGGCGCAAAATCCACTTACCCTTAATGCGCAAAGGCATTTTCACCGCATTATTGCTAGTTTTTATTGAAAGTATGAAAGAACTCAATGCGTCTTTATTGTTGCGTCCGTTTAATTTTGATACGCTCGCCACCCACGTTTTCACCTTTACTTCAGATGAACAGCTTGAACGCGCCGCCTTGCCTGCTTTGGTGCTTATTTTAGTGGGGATTATTCCCGTGTTGATTTTAACTCGTTCTTTACTGCAATCAGGGAAAAAAGCTTAA
- the groL gene encoding chaperonin GroEL (60 kDa chaperone family; promotes refolding of misfolded polypeptides especially under stressful conditions; forms two stacked rings of heptamers to form a barrel-shaped 14mer; ends can be capped by GroES; misfolded proteins enter the barrel where they are refolded when GroES binds), with the protein MAAKDVKFGNDARVKMLNGVNILADAVKVTLGPKGRNVILDKAFGAPTITKDGVSVAREIELEDKFENMGAQMVKEVASKANDAAGDGTTTATVLAQAIVNEGLKAVAAGMNPMDLKRGIDKAVSAVVAELKALSKPCESSKEIEQVGTISANSDNVVGKLIAEAMEKVGKEGVITVEDGTGLEDELAVVEGMQFDRGYLSPYFINKPESATVEFDNPFILLVDKKISNIRELLPVLEAVAKAGKPLLIIAEDVEGEALATLVVNTMRGIVKVAAVKAPGFGDRRKAMLQDIAILTAGTVISEEIGMELEKATLEDLGQAKRVVINKDNTTIIDGVGEEAQIKGRVAQIRQQIEESTSDYDKEKLQERVAKLAGGVAVIKVGAATEVEMKEKKDRVEDALHATRAAVEEGIVAGGGVALIRAATKVAASLKGDNEEQNVGIKLALRAMEAPLRQIVTNAGEEASVVASAVKSGEGNFGYNAGSEQYGDMLEMGILDPTKVTRSALQFAASIAGLMITTEAMVTEIPKEDKADLGAGMGGMGGMGGMM; encoded by the coding sequence ATGGCAGCAAAAGACGTTAAATTTGGCAATGATGCTCGCGTAAAAATGCTTAACGGTGTAAACATTCTTGCAGACGCAGTGAAAGTAACCCTTGGCCCGAAAGGTCGTAATGTAATTTTAGACAAAGCCTTTGGCGCACCAACGATCACGAAAGACGGTGTATCCGTTGCACGTGAAATCGAATTAGAAGATAAATTCGAAAATATGGGCGCACAAATGGTGAAAGAAGTGGCCTCTAAAGCCAATGACGCGGCAGGGGACGGTACAACAACGGCAACCGTATTAGCCCAAGCTATCGTAAACGAAGGCTTAAAAGCCGTGGCTGCGGGAATGAACCCGATGGATTTAAAACGCGGTATTGATAAAGCTGTGAGCGCTGTTGTGGCAGAATTAAAAGCCCTTTCTAAACCGTGCGAAAGCTCAAAAGAAATTGAACAAGTGGGAACAATCTCAGCAAACTCAGATAATGTAGTCGGTAAACTTATTGCCGAAGCAATGGAGAAAGTGGGCAAAGAAGGCGTGATCACCGTAGAAGACGGCACAGGTTTAGAAGATGAATTGGCAGTGGTTGAAGGTATGCAATTCGATCGTGGTTACCTTTCACCTTATTTCATCAACAAGCCAGAATCTGCAACCGTAGAATTTGACAACCCGTTCATTCTTTTAGTGGACAAAAAAATCTCTAACATTCGTGAATTATTGCCCGTGTTAGAAGCTGTTGCGAAAGCAGGTAAACCATTGTTAATTATCGCTGAAGATGTGGAAGGCGAAGCCCTTGCGACCCTTGTAGTGAACACAATGCGTGGTATCGTGAAAGTGGCTGCGGTAAAAGCACCGGGCTTTGGTGATCGCCGTAAAGCAATGTTACAAGATATTGCGATTTTAACCGCTGGTACTGTGATTTCTGAAGAAATCGGTATGGAGTTAGAAAAAGCGACTTTAGAAGATTTAGGTCAAGCGAAACGTGTTGTGATCAACAAAGACAACACAACCATTATTGACGGCGTGGGCGAAGAAGCACAAATCAAAGGCCGTGTGGCACAAATTCGTCAGCAAATTGAAGAAAGCACTTCAGATTACGACAAAGAAAAATTACAAGAACGCGTGGCTAAATTAGCTGGCGGTGTGGCTGTAATTAAAGTGGGTGCGGCAACTGAAGTTGAAATGAAAGAGAAAAAAGATCGCGTTGAAGATGCTTTACACGCAACTCGTGCAGCTGTGGAAGAAGGTATCGTAGCCGGTGGTGGTGTTGCCTTAATCCGTGCGGCAACCAAAGTTGCAGCAAGCTTAAAAGGCGATAACGAAGAGCAAAACGTGGGCATCAAACTTGCCTTGCGTGCAATGGAAGCACCATTACGCCAAATCGTTACCAACGCTGGGGAAGAAGCCTCTGTGGTGGCAAGTGCGGTGAAATCTGGTGAAGGAAACTTCGGTTACAACGCAGGTTCTGAGCAATATGGCGATATGCTTGAAATGGGTATCTTAGATCCAACTAAAGTAACCCGTTCAGCCCTTCAATTCGCTGCTTCTATCGCAGGATTAATGATTACCACTGAAGCGATGGTAACCGAAATTCCAAAAGAAGATAAAGCAGACCTAGGCGCTGGTATGGGCGGTATGGGTGGAATGGGCGGTATGATGTAA
- the leuD gene encoding 3-isopropylmalate dehydratase small subunit, with protein sequence MAGFKQHSGIVVPLDVANVDTDAIIPKQFLQAITRVGFGKHLFHEWRYLDAEGKQTNPEFVLNFPQYQGASILLARKNLGCGSSREHAPWALADYGFKVMIAPSFADIFYNNSLNNHMLPIRLSEEEIEEIFQWVWANQGATIDVDLEKMTVTVGEKVYPFELDEFRRHCLLNGLDNIGLTLQHENAIAEYEKNIPAFLR encoded by the coding sequence ATGGCAGGCTTTAAACAACATTCAGGCATTGTTGTGCCATTAGATGTGGCAAATGTGGATACCGATGCCATTATTCCAAAACAATTTTTACAAGCCATCACGCGTGTTGGCTTTGGCAAACACTTATTCCACGAATGGCGTTATCTTGATGCAGAGGGCAAGCAAACTAATCCCGAATTTGTACTCAACTTCCCACAATATCAAGGGGCAAGCATTTTGCTGGCGCGTAAAAATTTAGGCTGTGGCTCATCTCGCGAACACGCCCCTTGGGCATTGGCAGATTATGGTTTCAAAGTGATGATCGCGCCAAGTTTCGCGGATATTTTCTATAACAACAGCTTAAACAACCATATGTTACCCATCCGTTTAAGCGAAGAAGAAATCGAAGAAATCTTCCAATGGGTGTGGGCAAATCAAGGGGCGACCATTGATGTGGATTTAGAAAAAATGACCGTAACCGTTGGCGAAAAAGTCTATCCCTTTGAGCTAGACGAATTCCGCCGCCACTGCCTATTAAATGGCTTAGATAACATCGGACTCACCCTTCAACACGAAAACGCCATTGCAGAATATGAGAAAAATATTCCTGCGTTTTTACGATAA
- the leuC gene encoding 3-isopropylmalate dehydratase large subunit, whose amino-acid sequence MTKKTLYDKLFDAHIVYESAGETPILYINRHLIHEVTSPQAFDGLRVANRQVRQVGKTFGTMDHSISTQVRDVNKLEGQAKIQVLELAKNCANTGIELFDMNTKQQGIVHVMGPEQGLTLPGMTIVCGDSHTATHGAFGALAFGIGTSEVEHVLATQTLKQSRAKNMKIEVRGKVAPGITAKDIVLAIIGKTTMAGGTGHVVEFCGEAIRDLSMEGRMTVCNMAIELGAKAGLIAPDETTFEYLKGRPYAPKGKDWDDAVAYWKTLKTDEGAEFDTVIVLDAKDISPQVTWGTNPGQVIGIDQTVPNPAEMNDPVVRASAEKALAYIGLEPNADLTQIPVDQVFIGSCTNSRIEDLRAAAAVMKGRKVADNVKRVLVVPGSGLVKEQAEKEGLDKIFIEAGAEWRNPGCSMCLGMNDDQLGEWERCASTSNRNFEGRQGRNGRTHLVSPAMAAAAAVFGKFVDIRQVELY is encoded by the coding sequence ATGACTAAAAAAACCCTATACGACAAATTATTCGATGCTCACATCGTTTACGAATCAGCAGGCGAAACGCCGATTTTATACATCAATCGCCACTTAATTCACGAAGTAACCAGCCCGCAAGCCTTTGACGGATTGCGTGTTGCCAATCGCCAAGTGCGTCAAGTGGGTAAAACTTTCGGTACAATGGATCACAGCATTTCAACGCAAGTGCGTGATGTGAATAAATTAGAAGGACAAGCCAAAATCCAAGTGTTGGAACTTGCGAAAAACTGTGCCAATACAGGCATTGAATTGTTTGATATGAACACCAAACAGCAAGGGATCGTCCACGTTATGGGGCCTGAGCAAGGGCTAACGTTGCCAGGAATGACGATTGTTTGTGGCGATTCCCACACTGCCACGCACGGCGCATTTGGCGCATTAGCGTTTGGGATTGGTACATCAGAAGTGGAACACGTTCTTGCTACCCAAACCTTAAAACAAAGCCGTGCTAAAAATATGAAAATTGAAGTGCGTGGCAAAGTTGCCCCGGGAATTACGGCAAAAGACATTGTGCTTGCTATTATCGGCAAAACCACAATGGCAGGTGGCACAGGACACGTTGTAGAATTTTGCGGTGAAGCCATTCGTGATCTTTCTATGGAAGGAAGAATGACCGTCTGCAATATGGCCATTGAACTTGGTGCAAAAGCAGGATTAATCGCGCCAGACGAAACAACTTTTGAATACTTGAAAGGTCGTCCTTATGCCCCGAAAGGCAAAGATTGGGACGATGCGGTAGCTTATTGGAAAACGTTGAAAACCGATGAGGGCGCAGAATTTGACACAGTGATCGTATTAGACGCGAAAGACATTTCGCCACAGGTAACTTGGGGAACAAACCCAGGGCAAGTGATCGGCATTGATCAAACCGTGCCAAATCCCGCTGAAATGAATGATCCTGTGGTACGCGCTTCTGCTGAAAAAGCCTTAGCTTATATTGGGTTAGAACCGAATGCAGATTTAACTCAAATCCCTGTTGATCAAGTCTTTATCGGCTCTTGCACTAACTCGCGTATTGAAGACTTACGTGCTGCTGCCGCGGTGATGAAAGGACGTAAAGTTGCTGATAACGTAAAACGCGTGTTGGTGGTTCCGGGATCGGGTCTTGTGAAAGAACAGGCCGAAAAAGAGGGCTTAGATAAAATCTTTATTGAAGCAGGGGCTGAATGGCGTAACCCCGGTTGTTCAATGTGTTTAGGAATGAATGATGACCAATTAGGCGAATGGGAACGTTGTGCTTCCACCAGCAACCGTAACTTTGAAGGTCGCCAAGGGCGTAATGGCCGCACTCATCTTGTCAGCCCAGCAATGGCTGCGGCGGCAGCGGTGTTTGGTAAATTTGTTGATATTCGCCAAGTGGAATTATATTAA
- the leuB gene encoding 3-isopropylmalate dehydrogenase, translating to MKNYNVAVLSGDGIGPEIMAEALKVLDAVQQKYGFQLNFRHFDVGGIAIDKHGTPLPAETLKGCEESDAILFGSVGGPKWENLPPNQQPERGALLPLRKHFALFCNLRPATLYKGLEKFCPLRADIAAKGFDMVTVRELTGGIYFGQPKGREGEGKNEKAYDTEIYHRYEIERIAKVAFETAMKRTKHVTSVDKANVLISSTLWRDVVEEVAKDYPEVRLDHIYIDNATMQLIKQPEFFDVLLCSNIFGDIISDECAMITGSMGMLPSASLNEQGFGLYEPAGGSAPDIAGKGIANPIAQILSAAMMLRYSFDLNDAATAIESAVKKVLENGYRTADLADESAPVSTEEMGDLIVAEI from the coding sequence ATGAAAAATTATAATGTCGCCGTATTAAGTGGCGATGGCATTGGCCCAGAAATTATGGCTGAAGCCCTTAAAGTGCTTGATGCCGTACAGCAAAAATACGGTTTTCAACTTAACTTTCGCCATTTTGATGTAGGCGGTATCGCCATTGATAAACACGGCACGCCATTACCAGCAGAAACCTTAAAGGGCTGCGAAGAAAGCGATGCAATTTTATTTGGTTCAGTGGGTGGGCCAAAATGGGAAAACTTACCGCCAAATCAACAACCTGAACGCGGCGCATTATTACCGTTGCGTAAACACTTTGCTCTATTTTGCAACTTACGCCCTGCAACCCTATACAAAGGTTTAGAAAAATTCTGCCCATTGCGTGCAGATATTGCGGCGAAAGGCTTTGATATGGTAACAGTGCGTGAATTAACAGGCGGGATCTATTTCGGTCAGCCTAAAGGCCGTGAGGGCGAAGGAAAAAACGAAAAAGCCTACGATACGGAAATCTATCACCGCTATGAAATTGAGCGTATCGCCAAAGTCGCCTTTGAAACCGCGATGAAACGCACTAAACACGTTACTTCAGTAGATAAAGCCAACGTGTTGATCAGCTCTACCCTATGGCGTGATGTGGTGGAAGAGGTGGCAAAAGACTATCCTGAAGTGAGATTGGATCATATCTATATTGATAACGCCACGATGCAATTAATCAAACAACCTGAATTTTTTGATGTGTTGCTATGCTCAAATATTTTCGGCGACATCATTTCTGATGAATGTGCAATGATCACGGGATCAATGGGAATGCTTCCTTCCGCCAGTCTAAACGAACAAGGCTTCGGTTTATACGAACCCGCAGGTGGCTCAGCCCCTGACATCGCAGGCAAAGGCATCGCTAACCCAATCGCACAAATTCTTTCCGCCGCAATGATGTTGCGTTATAGCTTTGATCTCAATGACGCCGCCACCGCAATAGAAAGTGCGGTGAAAAAAGTACTAGAAAATGGCTACCGCACCGCAGATCTTGCAGATGAAAGCGCACCTGTTTCAACAGAAGAAATGGGGGATCTTATTGTGGCTGAGATTTAA